A genomic segment from Brucella pseudogrignonensis encodes:
- a CDS encoding tape measure protein — MARTDLESLVVQLSADFKSFEKSLARANDVSNRQFNAIERRARQMNKNLDSIFTRSFSGLTAPLAGIGAALGVDQLRKMTDTWTDMTSRVNLAAGSIDKGTEVMGRLGDMARRTYSDLTQTAESYLSNATAVRELGYNTDESLNYTEALNNALVVSGAKGDRAARVIDALAKAMATGKLQGDNLNTVIESGGRVAEALAAGLDTTVGGLRKLGSQGKITGNDIVRGLSSQMETLRQEAADMPATIGDGFTLLNNALLQYVGNADSAAGVSAKISEALVMIADNFDKVADSALQVAAVIAGALVGRSLLGMIRTLGTAGVALGQFRQALAAASTMGGLATAFGGLGAAAGPVGMVIGGAVVSSLILYNSTVGESSQGATLFAERLKNVEEAAKSSGNAVEQAGRQNDAYTQNSLSKEVEASVVALDDAREAAVNMLASFAQVSSMSLITPQQYDELARLRDGVNEGTVSAEDARLRTHSFPSQNITAAARSIAAWNTIGQRS; from the coding sequence ATGGCAAGAACCGACCTCGAGAGTCTGGTTGTTCAGCTTTCTGCTGACTTCAAGTCATTTGAAAAAAGCCTGGCCCGCGCCAACGATGTTTCTAATCGCCAATTTAATGCGATTGAACGACGCGCCCGCCAGATGAACAAGAATCTGGATAGTATTTTCACACGCTCGTTTAGCGGCCTTACGGCACCGCTCGCCGGAATAGGCGCCGCGCTCGGTGTCGATCAGCTTCGCAAGATGACTGATACGTGGACGGATATGACGTCCCGCGTCAATCTCGCCGCAGGGTCGATCGATAAAGGTACTGAGGTCATGGGCCGTCTCGGCGATATGGCTCGCCGTACGTATTCGGATCTAACCCAAACAGCCGAAAGCTATCTATCAAACGCTACCGCTGTCCGCGAGCTTGGATATAACACCGATGAATCTCTGAACTACACCGAGGCTTTAAATAACGCTCTCGTTGTGTCAGGCGCCAAGGGCGATCGAGCTGCACGAGTTATTGATGCGCTCGCCAAAGCTATGGCTACGGGCAAGTTGCAGGGCGACAACCTCAACACAGTGATTGAATCAGGCGGCCGCGTTGCTGAAGCATTGGCAGCTGGTCTTGATACAACTGTCGGCGGGCTGCGCAAGCTTGGCTCGCAGGGCAAGATCACTGGCAACGACATTGTTCGTGGCCTATCGAGCCAGATGGAAACGCTTCGCCAAGAAGCAGCCGACATGCCTGCCACGATCGGCGATGGCTTTACACTTCTGAATAATGCGCTGCTTCAGTACGTCGGCAATGCAGACAGCGCTGCTGGTGTGTCTGCGAAGATTTCCGAAGCACTGGTCATGATTGCCGACAACTTCGACAAGGTCGCAGATAGCGCTTTGCAGGTTGCTGCGGTGATTGCGGGCGCTTTGGTTGGTCGATCGCTCCTCGGCATGATCCGTACGCTCGGAACGGCTGGCGTGGCTCTTGGCCAATTCAGGCAAGCTCTGGCTGCTGCAAGCACAATGGGCGGTTTGGCTACAGCCTTCGGTGGCCTTGGAGCAGCTGCTGGGCCTGTAGGCATGGTCATTGGTGGCGCAGTTGTTTCATCGCTCATTCTTTACAATTCAACCGTCGGTGAATCGAGCCAAGGGGCAACCCTCTTTGCCGAGCGCCTCAAGAATGTTGAGGAGGCTGCGAAGTCATCAGGCAACGCTGTTGAACAGGCCGGCCGACAAAATGACGCCTACACCCAGAACTCGCTAAGCAAAGAAGTTGAGGCTTCGGTCGTCGCACTTGATGACGCTCGCGAGGCGGCAGTAAACATGCTGGCCTCTTTTGCTCAAGTGTCATCTATGAGCCTCATAACTCCGCAGCAATATGATGAGCTTGCTCGTCTGCGTGATGGGGTCAATGAAGGCACGGTATCTGCAGAAGACGCTAGGCTCAGGACTCATTCCTTTCCAAGCCAGAATATAACGGCTGCTGCGAGATCTATTGCTGCTTGGAACACAATCGGGCAGCGATCATAA
- a CDS encoding gene transfer agent family protein codes for MRDASIELTWADDDYKFRLGWSELEALQEACDAGPWVILERLISKQCFVGDIANVIRQGLIGGDMKPTDATKLVQRYVEKRPPAENLLFAIAILQAGIQGVPEEPVGEQTAASQNQSTASPMERSDLPPSTETVQF; via the coding sequence ATGCGGGACGCATCGATTGAGCTAACTTGGGCGGATGATGATTACAAATTCCGCCTTGGATGGAGCGAACTTGAAGCACTTCAAGAGGCCTGCGACGCGGGCCCCTGGGTTATTCTTGAACGTTTGATTTCGAAGCAGTGTTTCGTCGGTGATATCGCAAATGTCATTCGGCAAGGCCTTATTGGTGGCGATATGAAGCCGACTGATGCAACAAAGCTCGTGCAGCGTTATGTCGAAAAGCGGCCTCCCGCTGAAAACCTTTTGTTTGCTATCGCGATATTACAGGCCGGTATTCAAGGCGTACCGGAGGAGCCTGTGGGGGAGCAAACAGCGGCAAGTCAGAACCAATCGACAGCCTCCCCAATGGAAAGATCAGATTTGCCGCCATCTACGGAAACGGTGCAGTTCTAG
- a CDS encoding phage tail tube protein, whose amino-acid sequence MAQATTIKSGKIRVLLGNDATPTVYENPCGFTQRSITITKGLEEVNIPDCNNPDLVDWVGRDATSLSMSVSGEGVLAAESVDAWLEAVDSIDSVPVKIEWEFPLKTITWTGFMHVESMEVGATNGQRATNNVSLQSDGVMVRTSTPAGG is encoded by the coding sequence ATGGCCCAAGCTACAACAATCAAATCGGGTAAAATCCGCGTATTGCTCGGCAATGACGCCACCCCGACAGTTTATGAAAATCCCTGCGGATTTACACAGCGCTCAATCACAATCACTAAGGGCCTCGAAGAGGTAAATATTCCGGATTGTAACAATCCAGACCTTGTTGATTGGGTTGGGCGCGATGCAACCAGCCTGTCGATGAGCGTGAGTGGCGAAGGCGTACTGGCTGCCGAAAGCGTAGATGCATGGCTAGAAGCAGTGGACAGCATTGATTCAGTGCCGGTGAAGATCGAGTGGGAATTCCCACTGAAGACGATCACCTGGACTGGCTTCATGCATGTTGAAAGCATGGAAGTTGGCGCAACTAACGGACAGCGCGCGACGAACAACGTCAGTCTTCAGTCCGATGGCGTTATGGTTCGTACGTCTACCCCGGCTGGTGGCTAA
- a CDS encoding DUF3168 domain-containing protein, with translation MDPVWELQTAIYARLSQNAALTTLIGADKVYDNPPADPNGNIPAATYPYVSFGSSSSSDDSADCIDAVDVTFQINCWSSLPSQKQVRQIADAVTKALKRWEPPLAVNALVTFDYWRTDYIRAPGINQASIQYTAVIETP, from the coding sequence ATGGACCCCGTATGGGAACTTCAAACCGCGATCTATGCGCGGTTATCGCAGAATGCTGCGCTGACAACGCTAATCGGCGCTGACAAAGTCTATGACAATCCTCCCGCCGATCCTAATGGCAATATACCGGCCGCGACCTATCCATATGTTTCATTCGGCAGCTCTTCGTCTTCTGATGACAGTGCCGATTGTATTGATGCGGTTGACGTTACTTTCCAGATTAATTGCTGGTCGTCTCTGCCAAGTCAGAAACAGGTTAGGCAAATCGCCGACGCTGTCACCAAAGCGCTTAAACGATGGGAACCGCCGCTCGCGGTGAACGCTCTCGTCACCTTCGATTACTGGCGGACTGACTACATCCGCGCTCCCGGCATCAACCAGGCTTCTATCCAGTACACGGCCGTCATCGAGACGCCGTAG